Proteins encoded together in one Catellatospora citrea window:
- a CDS encoding LamG-like jellyroll fold domain-containing protein, with protein MSATRSIMAVVVLAAGLTVPSATAGQAAPPAAARQAGTPAPSTPTENSASALAARSGRPVEVTALTSEDVQVTANPDGTFTAVAHREPVRVRRGQGWVPVDTTLARRLDGTIAPVAAAADMVFSAGGDGPLATLRRDGGTLTLGWPGRLPAPVLAADTATYPEVLPGVDLVVRATATGYGEVLVVKTPQAARQQALSALRFALKGTGLSLGRDAAGNITATTAAGKRAVTGVQPWMWESSGATADRHGPGERARRLPMRQSFDGRTLTVVPDPALLRSPAASFPLYLDPAFNAGRLHWTMASSDLPNHTGWYDSTTVSARVGHDPKDVSDTDRFRSYFEMNTALMAGKHIISATFRILQKWAYSCTPETVSLWQTGPLTATTTWNNAPAMIRELGTVSSAKGSNAITSTCAEPGEIEFDATPAVVDAAAAGATTATVALRACESYQCHGAKTFDTNPALVVVYNTVPGAPSRLRTQSSLTCPATGDLYLSTATPHLEAQLDDADGGDLGQQVRGVFQWATAGGASVIGSKTTEFTAPGNRFAADVPAGAFADNAGYAWRVQAHDGVDAGPWSPWCNVRIDTTPPTAAPTVASTSYPENTTAGRQDQPGTFTFGAAGVSDVTAYRYGLNSDTPSVRVEAGTLGGSATVSIAPDRDWGNFLTVVSLDRAGNPGPPRTYSFAANPLNPAMMWLPFYEGSGDTAYDWAGGSGVYHDVTLAGGATWTEGRQGGALRFAGLPARATTAGPVVASDAGFTVMAWLRLSDDGASAAAVAGAGARNTGYELRYDRTSRRWAFQLPVSDADGAAVETVLSDTAAQPGIWTHLAGVFDADTGRIHLYVNGRNAGSATRGTRWNATGPLTLGCRRTAGNCTVPWLGDITEVKVFDFAAAPRKIGEEMQGELFGPEGAWQLDEGTGTVGSDSSGNGNAVALADGAAFTAAGRHGGGLRLDGTGGHAFTAGPVVRTDASFTVTAWAKLDRADTTVAAASQDGTHDSGFMLGYSAAPRGWTFTMNATDTPTGPNDADRALYPVPAQTGVWVHLAGVYDAEAAELRLYVDGQLAARTPSTTRWRAGGALQLGRWRSDGSPLGFWPGDLDDVRIVDRVMPDAEIRSTMNGDSYAPQARYELDEGTGAVSADGTGNGHTLALAGPAWSAGHRGGALRFDGVNDEAYTSTAVVRTDSSFTAMAWVRTTRTDVSQTVLSQDGVADSGFDLRLNATNRRWELAMARQDSATDNTVAVAYGKQAPLPNFWTHVAGVYDATRGELRLYVDGVLVATTGHRSDWNAAQPLQLGRSRVNGAVAGRFSGDIDEVRVMDRAASAAEIQGITGLNPHGGQWPLNDGGGTEAVDGFNNGNTLRLSPSGATWTTGINAGALAFNGSTGYAATPAAVLRTDASFTVAAWVRLDAAGGTTSAVSQDGVNATGVTLGYSSSAGRWRVMMHRADTTGSSEVSATSTSTPATGRWTHLAGVYDATAGQLRLYVNGQLETTVSHTSTWQAGGAVQVGRWRRGGAYTGYWNGRVDDVTVFNRAATAAEVLTIGGFPDAAPYGAVRLKLAHSGLCVGENSDGTLVQKACPTVLPSPSIEPLSPTAYAIRTFHPTYGTGCVAVSNNDFTGVGVYNVNCFDQGGLPFPLNFFDTQLAITPVVLPVRGYRITVPNYGDCLGITGNSMSAGAALMPLPCSATAAGQVFQIEPNPTGTKIFSGPPATLSSSTLLTPVTVWGVPGNAPNNLAVTVNVTVESRAGLRLTLLAPDGTAYPLATFSSGDTASNISATYRVNASSEVGNGIWKLEIRGLALWSEPGTLDGLFLAFPGTT; from the coding sequence ATGAGTGCCACGCGATCGATCATGGCCGTGGTCGTCCTGGCGGCCGGGCTGACGGTGCCCTCCGCCACGGCGGGCCAGGCCGCGCCGCCCGCGGCCGCCCGGCAGGCGGGCACCCCGGCGCCGTCGACGCCGACGGAGAACAGCGCCTCCGCGCTGGCCGCAAGGTCCGGCCGGCCGGTTGAGGTGACCGCGTTGACCTCGGAGGACGTCCAGGTGACGGCGAATCCCGACGGCACCTTCACCGCCGTGGCGCACCGCGAGCCGGTGCGGGTACGCCGCGGCCAGGGCTGGGTGCCGGTCGACACGACCCTGGCCCGACGCCTGGACGGCACGATCGCACCGGTGGCCGCCGCCGCCGACATGGTCTTCTCCGCCGGCGGCGACGGGCCGCTGGCGACCTTGCGGCGCGACGGCGGCACGCTGACCCTGGGCTGGCCGGGGCGGCTGCCCGCACCGGTGCTCGCGGCCGACACCGCGACCTACCCCGAGGTGCTGCCGGGCGTGGACCTGGTGGTCCGGGCCACGGCGACCGGCTACGGCGAGGTGCTGGTGGTGAAGACGCCGCAGGCGGCGCGGCAGCAGGCGCTGTCGGCGCTGCGGTTCGCGCTGAAGGGCACCGGTCTGTCCCTGGGGCGCGACGCGGCCGGAAACATCACCGCGACGACGGCGGCCGGCAAGCGGGCCGTGACCGGTGTGCAGCCCTGGATGTGGGAGTCCTCCGGCGCGACCGCTGACCGGCACGGCCCCGGCGAGCGGGCGCGGCGGCTGCCGATGCGGCAGTCGTTCGACGGGCGGACTCTCACCGTGGTGCCGGATCCGGCGCTGCTGCGCAGTCCGGCCGCCAGCTTTCCGCTCTACCTCGACCCGGCGTTCAACGCCGGGCGGCTGCACTGGACGATGGCCTCCTCCGACCTGCCGAACCACACCGGCTGGTACGACTCCACCACCGTCAGCGCCCGGGTCGGCCACGACCCGAAGGACGTGTCCGACACCGACCGGTTCCGGTCCTACTTCGAGATGAACACCGCACTGATGGCCGGCAAGCACATCATCTCGGCCACCTTCCGGATCCTGCAGAAGTGGGCCTACTCGTGCACCCCGGAGACGGTGTCGCTGTGGCAGACCGGGCCGCTCACTGCGACGACGACCTGGAACAACGCACCGGCCATGATCCGTGAGCTGGGTACGGTCAGCTCGGCGAAGGGCAGCAACGCGATCACCTCCACCTGCGCCGAACCCGGTGAGATCGAGTTCGACGCCACACCCGCCGTCGTCGACGCGGCGGCGGCCGGCGCGACGACCGCGACCGTCGCGCTGCGCGCCTGCGAGAGCTATCAGTGCCACGGCGCGAAGACCTTCGACACCAACCCCGCGCTCGTGGTCGTGTACAACACCGTGCCCGGCGCGCCCAGCCGGCTGCGTACCCAGTCGTCGCTGACCTGCCCGGCCACCGGCGACCTCTACCTGTCGACGGCTACCCCGCACCTGGAGGCGCAGCTCGACGACGCCGACGGGGGAGATCTCGGCCAGCAGGTCCGGGGAGTGTTCCAGTGGGCGACCGCGGGCGGTGCCTCCGTGATCGGTTCCAAGACCACGGAGTTCACCGCGCCCGGCAACCGGTTCGCCGCCGACGTGCCGGCCGGGGCGTTCGCCGACAACGCCGGCTACGCGTGGCGGGTCCAGGCCCACGACGGGGTCGACGCCGGTCCGTGGTCGCCCTGGTGCAACGTCCGCATCGACACCACCCCGCCGACGGCGGCGCCGACCGTCGCGTCGACCAGCTATCCGGAGAACACCACCGCCGGGCGGCAGGACCAGCCGGGCACCTTCACCTTCGGCGCCGCCGGGGTCTCCGACGTGACGGCCTACCGCTACGGCCTCAACAGCGACACCCCGTCGGTCCGGGTCGAAGCGGGCACGCTCGGCGGGTCGGCGACCGTGTCGATCGCGCCGGACCGGGACTGGGGCAACTTCCTGACCGTGGTCAGTCTCGACCGGGCGGGCAATCCCGGTCCGCCGCGCACCTACTCGTTCGCCGCCAACCCGCTCAACCCGGCGATGATGTGGCTGCCCTTCTATGAGGGCTCCGGGGACACCGCCTACGACTGGGCCGGCGGCAGCGGCGTCTACCACGACGTCACCCTCGCCGGCGGCGCCACCTGGACCGAGGGCCGGCAGGGCGGTGCGCTGCGCTTCGCGGGGCTGCCCGCGCGTGCCACCACGGCCGGTCCGGTGGTGGCCAGCGACGCCGGTTTCACCGTGATGGCCTGGCTGCGGCTCAGCGACGACGGCGCCTCGGCCGCCGCGGTGGCCGGTGCGGGCGCCCGCAACACCGGTTACGAGCTGCGCTACGACCGGACCTCGCGCAGGTGGGCGTTCCAGTTGCCGGTCAGCGACGCCGACGGCGCCGCCGTCGAGACCGTCCTGTCCGACACCGCCGCCCAGCCCGGCATCTGGACCCACCTCGCGGGGGTCTTCGACGCCGACACCGGCCGGATCCACCTCTACGTCAACGGCAGGAACGCCGGCAGCGCCACCCGCGGCACGCGGTGGAACGCCACCGGCCCGCTGACGCTGGGCTGCCGGCGTACCGCGGGGAACTGCACCGTGCCGTGGCTCGGCGACATCACCGAGGTGAAGGTGTTCGACTTCGCCGCCGCCCCCCGCAAGATCGGGGAGGAGATGCAGGGCGAGCTGTTCGGCCCAGAGGGCGCCTGGCAGCTCGACGAGGGCACCGGCACCGTCGGGAGCGACTCCTCCGGCAACGGCAACGCGGTCGCGCTGGCCGACGGCGCGGCCTTCACCGCAGCCGGCAGGCACGGCGGCGGGCTGCGCCTCGACGGGACCGGCGGGCACGCCTTCACCGCCGGTCCCGTGGTCCGCACCGACGCCAGCTTCACCGTGACCGCCTGGGCCAAACTCGACCGCGCCGACACCACCGTCGCCGCCGCGAGCCAGGACGGCACCCATGACAGCGGCTTCATGCTCGGCTACTCCGCCGCCCCGCGCGGCTGGACCTTCACCATGAACGCGACCGACACCCCCACCGGCCCGAACGACGCGGACCGCGCGCTGTACCCCGTCCCGGCCCAGACCGGAGTCTGGGTCCACCTCGCCGGGGTCTACGACGCCGAAGCAGCCGAGCTGCGCCTCTACGTCGACGGCCAGCTCGCCGCCCGAACGCCGAGCACGACCCGGTGGCGGGCCGGCGGTGCGCTGCAACTCGGACGGTGGCGCAGCGACGGCTCGCCGCTCGGCTTCTGGCCGGGTGACCTCGACGACGTCCGGATCGTCGACCGCGTGATGCCCGACGCCGAGATCCGCAGCACGATGAACGGCGACAGCTACGCCCCGCAGGCACGCTACGAGCTCGACGAGGGCACCGGCGCCGTCAGCGCCGACGGCACCGGCAACGGACACACCCTCGCCCTGGCCGGTCCGGCCTGGTCGGCCGGGCACCGCGGCGGCGCGCTGCGCTTCGACGGCGTCAACGACGAGGCGTACACCTCGACCGCGGTCGTGCGAACCGACAGCAGCTTCACCGCGATGGCGTGGGTGCGCACCACCCGCACCGACGTCAGCCAGACGGTCCTGAGCCAGGACGGCGTGGCCGACAGCGGTTTCGACCTGCGGCTCAACGCCACCAACCGGCGCTGGGAACTCGCCATGGCCCGCCAGGACAGCGCCACCGACAACACCGTCGCCGTCGCGTACGGCAAACAGGCGCCGCTGCCGAACTTCTGGACCCATGTCGCCGGGGTCTACGACGCGACCCGCGGTGAGCTGCGCCTGTACGTCGACGGTGTCCTGGTCGCCACGACCGGGCACCGCAGCGACTGGAACGCCGCCCAGCCACTGCAGCTGGGCCGCTCGCGGGTCAACGGCGCCGTCGCCGGCCGGTTCTCCGGGGACATCGACGAGGTACGCGTCATGGACCGCGCCGCCTCCGCCGCCGAGATCCAGGGCATCACCGGACTGAACCCGCACGGCGGCCAGTGGCCGCTCAACGACGGCGGCGGCACCGAGGCCGTCGACGGGTTCAACAACGGCAACACGCTGCGCCTGTCGCCGTCGGGAGCCACCTGGACGACCGGGATCAACGCCGGCGCACTGGCGTTCAACGGTTCCACCGGCTACGCCGCCACCCCGGCGGCCGTGCTGCGGACCGACGCGAGCTTCACCGTCGCCGCCTGGGTACGCCTTGACGCGGCCGGCGGCACGACCTCCGCGGTCAGCCAGGACGGCGTCAACGCGACCGGGGTGACGCTGGGCTACTCGTCGAGCGCCGGCCGGTGGCGGGTGATGATGCACAGGGCCGACACGACCGGATCGTCCGAGGTGTCGGCGACCTCGACCTCGACTCCCGCGACCGGGCGGTGGACCCACCTCGCCGGTGTCTACGACGCGACCGCCGGCCAGCTGCGGCTCTATGTCAACGGGCAGCTGGAGACCACGGTCTCCCACACCTCGACGTGGCAGGCGGGCGGTGCCGTCCAGGTAGGCCGCTGGCGCAGAGGCGGCGCGTACACCGGCTACTGGAACGGCCGGGTCGACGATGTCACGGTCTTCAACCGGGCCGCCACGGCCGCCGAGGTCCTGACCATCGGAGGCTTCCCCGACGCCGCGCCGTACGGCGCGGTGCGGCTCAAGCTGGCCCACTCGGGACTGTGCGTCGGGGAGAACTCCGACGGCACGCTGGTGCAGAAGGCCTGCCCGACGGTGCTGCCCAGCCCGTCGATCGAGCCGCTGTCTCCGACGGCCTACGCCATCCGCACCTTCCACCCGACCTACGGCACCGGGTGCGTCGCTGTCAGCAACAACGATTTCACCGGGGTCGGGGTATACAACGTGAACTGCTTCGATCAGGGCGGCCTCCCGTTTCCCCTCAACTTCTTCGACACCCAGTTGGCGATCACACCGGTGGTGCTGCCGGTCCGCGGTTACCGCATCACCGTCCCGAACTACGGTGACTGCCTCGGCATCACCGGCAACTCGATGTCAGCCGGTGCGGCGCTGATGCCGCTGCCGTGCTCGGCCACAGCCGCGGGCCAGGTCTTCCAGATCGAGCCGAATCCCACCGGCACGAAGATCTTCAGTGGTCCGCCCGCGACACTGTCCTCCAGCACGCTGCTCACCCCGGTCACCGTCTGGGGCGTACCCGGCAACGCGCCGAACAACCTGGCCGTCACCGTCAACGTCACCGTCGAAAGCCGGGCCGGGCTGCGGCTCACCCTGCTGGCACCCGACGGGACCGCCTACCCGCTGGCGACGTTCAGCAGCGGCGACACCGCCTCGAACATCAGCGCCACCTACCGGGTCAACGCCTCCTCCGAGGTCGGCAACGGCATCTGGAAGCTCGAGATCCGTGGGCTCGCGTTGTGGTCCGAACCGGGCACGCTCGACGGCCTGTTCCTGGCGTTCCCCGGCACGACCTGA
- a CDS encoding alpha-mannosidase, whose translation MHDDRLLAEARLKRVLEERIRPAVYPESAPLQVTIWNAPGEPVPVAEGLAAVGSPISVGDAWGAPWGTSWFTVSGTVPAEWAGRTVEALLDLGFDPNRAGFQCEGLVYRPDGTPVKGLNPRNQWVRIGAPVAGGEQVLLHVEAASNPMILGYQPFRPTALGDRDTAGDEPLYRLERMELAVFDDTVWQLVQDLEVLGELMAELPVEGGRRWDILRAVDRALDVLDLQDVNATAAAAREQLAGVLAAPAEPSAHRISAVGHAHIDSAWLWPLRETVRKVARTTANMTALLADEPDFVYAMSQAQQYAWLKEHRPEVYAQVKKAVTEGRFVPAGGMWVESDTNMPGSEAMARQFVHGKRFFLEEFGVDNEEAWLPDTFGFAGGLPQIIKAAGAKWLLTQKISWSQINKFPHHTFLWEGIDGTRIFTHFPPVDTYNCAMLGREVAHAARNFKDKGRARHSLAPTGWGDGGGGTTREMIAKAARMRDLEGSAVVQWERPADFFARAQAEYVHPPVWVGELYLELHRATLTSQAKTKQGNRRSEHLLYEAELWSATAAVRTGLPYPHRELDRLWKTVLLHQFHDILPGSSIAWVHREAEATYAAVAADLTAIIDRAQRALAGDPAAGGEVVFNAAPHARAGVPGRAGRRTPAGAGGCAVTAAPGGGWLLDNGLVRVRVDARGLVVSVHDVDNDREAVPAGAAANLLQIHPDFPNKWDAWDVDQFYRNTVVDLTGLDEMAVVADGPDAVAVRVVRSFGQSTATQTLTLAAGEKRLAVDTEVDWREREKFLKVAFPLDIHTDRYAAETQYGHIFRPTHTNTSWEAAKFEACNHRFVHLAEPGWGVAVVTGSTYGHDVTRAVRADGGTTTTVRLSLLRAPRFPDPHTDQGVHRFSYALAPGADIGDAVREGYRINLPERRVPGSGDVDALVELDNDAVVATAIKLADDMSGDVVVRVYESQGGRARTRLTTSFDVRSVSVCDLLERPIDGAGTDAVQLISGVVHLRLRPFEMVTLRLRGSDGR comes from the coding sequence GTGCACGACGACCGCCTGCTCGCCGAGGCGCGCCTCAAGCGCGTCCTGGAGGAACGTATCCGCCCCGCGGTCTACCCGGAGTCGGCGCCGCTGCAGGTGACGATCTGGAACGCCCCGGGCGAGCCGGTTCCGGTCGCCGAGGGCCTGGCCGCGGTGGGCTCGCCGATCTCGGTGGGCGACGCCTGGGGAGCGCCGTGGGGCACCAGCTGGTTTACCGTGTCCGGCACCGTTCCCGCCGAGTGGGCGGGCAGGACCGTCGAGGCCCTGCTCGACCTCGGCTTCGATCCGAACCGGGCGGGCTTCCAGTGCGAAGGGCTGGTCTACCGGCCCGACGGGACGCCGGTCAAAGGCCTCAACCCCCGCAACCAGTGGGTGCGTATCGGCGCACCGGTCGCCGGCGGCGAGCAGGTGCTGCTGCACGTCGAGGCCGCGTCCAACCCGATGATCCTGGGCTACCAGCCGTTTCGGCCGACGGCGCTCGGGGACCGGGACACCGCCGGCGACGAGCCGCTCTACCGGCTCGAACGGATGGAGCTGGCGGTCTTCGACGACACGGTCTGGCAGCTCGTCCAGGACCTCGAGGTGCTCGGCGAGCTGATGGCCGAGCTGCCGGTCGAGGGCGGGCGGCGCTGGGACATCCTGCGCGCCGTCGACCGCGCGCTCGACGTGCTCGACCTGCAGGACGTCAACGCGACCGCCGCGGCGGCCCGTGAGCAGCTGGCCGGTGTGCTCGCCGCGCCGGCTGAGCCGTCGGCGCACCGGATCAGCGCGGTGGGCCACGCGCACATCGACTCGGCGTGGCTGTGGCCGCTGCGGGAGACCGTACGCAAGGTCGCCCGGACCACGGCGAACATGACCGCGCTGCTGGCCGACGAGCCGGACTTCGTCTACGCCATGAGCCAGGCGCAGCAGTACGCCTGGCTCAAGGAGCACCGGCCGGAGGTGTACGCCCAGGTCAAGAAGGCTGTCACCGAGGGCCGGTTCGTGCCCGCCGGCGGTATGTGGGTCGAGTCGGACACGAACATGCCGGGCTCGGAGGCGATGGCGCGGCAGTTCGTGCACGGCAAGCGGTTCTTCCTGGAGGAGTTCGGGGTCGACAACGAAGAGGCGTGGCTGCCCGACACGTTCGGCTTCGCCGGCGGCCTGCCCCAGATCATCAAGGCCGCGGGCGCGAAGTGGCTGCTGACGCAGAAGATCTCGTGGAGCCAGATCAACAAGTTCCCGCACCACACGTTCCTGTGGGAGGGCATCGACGGGACGCGGATCTTCACGCACTTCCCGCCGGTGGACACGTACAACTGCGCGATGCTCGGCCGGGAGGTCGCCCACGCCGCCCGCAACTTCAAGGACAAGGGCCGGGCGCGGCACTCGCTGGCGCCGACGGGCTGGGGCGACGGCGGGGGCGGCACGACCCGCGAGATGATCGCCAAGGCGGCGCGGATGCGCGACCTGGAAGGCTCGGCGGTCGTCCAGTGGGAGCGGCCCGCGGACTTCTTCGCCCGGGCGCAGGCCGAGTACGTCCATCCGCCGGTCTGGGTCGGGGAGCTGTACCTGGAATTGCACCGGGCGACATTGACCAGCCAGGCGAAGACCAAGCAGGGCAACCGGCGCAGCGAACACCTGCTCTACGAGGCCGAGCTGTGGTCGGCGACCGCGGCGGTGCGGACCGGGCTGCCGTATCCGCACCGGGAACTGGACCGGCTGTGGAAGACGGTGCTGCTGCACCAGTTCCACGACATCCTGCCCGGGTCGTCGATCGCCTGGGTGCACCGCGAAGCCGAGGCCACCTACGCCGCCGTCGCCGCGGACCTGACGGCGATCATCGACCGGGCGCAGCGGGCGCTCGCCGGGGATCCTGCGGCGGGCGGCGAGGTCGTGTTCAACGCTGCCCCGCACGCTCGTGCGGGCGTGCCCGGGCGGGCAGGTCGCCGCACCCCGGCCGGCGCGGGCGGGTGCGCCGTCACCGCCGCGCCCGGTGGCGGCTGGCTGCTGGACAACGGCCTGGTACGCGTACGCGTCGACGCGCGCGGGCTGGTCGTGTCGGTTCACGACGTCGACAACGACCGCGAGGCGGTGCCCGCCGGGGCCGCCGCGAACCTGTTGCAGATCCATCCCGACTTCCCGAACAAGTGGGATGCGTGGGACGTGGACCAGTTCTACCGCAACACGGTCGTCGACCTGACCGGCCTCGACGAGATGGCGGTCGTCGCCGACGGCCCCGACGCGGTGGCGGTGCGGGTGGTCCGCTCGTTCGGGCAGTCCACGGCGACGCAGACGCTCACCCTCGCCGCGGGCGAGAAACGGCTGGCCGTCGACACCGAGGTCGACTGGCGGGAGCGGGAGAAGTTCCTCAAGGTCGCGTTCCCGCTCGACATCCACACCGACCGGTACGCCGCCGAGACCCAGTACGGGCACATCTTCCGCCCGACGCACACCAACACCAGCTGGGAGGCGGCGAAGTTCGAGGCGTGCAACCACCGGTTCGTGCACCTGGCGGAGCCCGGCTGGGGCGTGGCGGTGGTGACCGGATCCACGTACGGCCACGACGTGACCCGGGCCGTACGGGCCGACGGCGGCACGACCACGACGGTGCGGTTGTCGCTGCTACGCGCTCCCCGCTTCCCCGACCCCCACACCGATCAGGGCGTGCACCGATTCAGTTACGCGCTGGCGCCGGGCGCGGACATCGGCGACGCCGTGCGGGAGGGCTACCGGATCAACCTGCCTGAACGGCGGGTGCCCGGCAGCGGCGACGTCGACGCCCTGGTGGAGCTCGACAACGACGCGGTCGTCGCGACCGCGATCAAGCTCGCCGACGACATGAGCGGAGACGTCGTCGTACGCGTCTACGAGTCGCAGGGCGGCCGCGCCCGCACCCGGCTCACGACGTCGTTCGACGTCCGCTCGGTGAGCGTGTGCGACCTGCTGGAACGGCCGATCGACGGGGCCGGCACCGATGCCGTGCAGCTGATCAGCGGAGTGGTCCACCTCAGGCTGCGGCCCTTCGAGATGGTGACGCTGCGCCTACGCGGATCCGACGGGCGCTGA